From the Candidatus Woesearchaeota archaeon genome, one window contains:
- a CDS encoding DEAD/DEAH box helicase family protein, which translates to MAELHEQIKNAIDFGTLKPEISKYVSDNLKYDFFDWQKEAFQYLLLNEKRAEGNNEPTHLMFNMATGTGKTLVMASCILHYYKKGYRKFIFFVNQKNIIYKTENNFIDSNHNKYLFADKIVIDDETINLKKVDTFSKNSETIEIKLTTIQQLYNDIHIQKENQVLLDDLIKKDIVMLADEAHHLNTNTNRIQDDLDLPIELTDKTSKEELEKKGWEHTVIEYLLKKKGLENNKNVLLEFTATIPETPQAIDKYRDKTIYKFGLKEFLSAGYTKEINLLSSTLEKRERILQALLFSWYRHKIALKNDLSNWKPVILFRSKTIEESKADFEEFLVMVNNLNVSDFDFLKNIEDKFTQGEDAYEQGKSRVLDLITFIKKEGINKSEIISFLKDNFAERNCIITNSKTNKAKTKENIDEDTDKLLNNLEDKDNHVRAIFTVSRLTEGWDVLNLFDIVRLYSGRDEGHQNRQRVAGKTTVSEIQLIGRGVRYYPFPYQDEIKNKRKFDENLGNEMRVLEELYYHSDSDHRYIDELKRELKKKGLIDDGRIEKKFNIKRDFAESLFFKNVKIWKNEQIENPERKQRTIGYLKDNLELKFDVESLGIREQEIDFDKEDSDTERLNINDVNKKTITKTIKEFEKHIFDKAVNIKSKKQNSLLRFESLQQEIDIESMEDFRMKLIGDLKIKLVTVKSLFNEITNKEKLEVLLKALDMIFTELKQHINPHKGTEFEAYSLVDFFSEEVRKNVKKDEHSQKLEDELKYEDWYVVDQFYGTSEEKGLIEFIKDTIINLQNKYKEVYLLRNEEQYKIFDFSTGTGFQPDFILFLKDRTNLHYQVFVEPKGDNLLQKDEWKNVFLKEITEKYSKKKVLKIEGKEYNLIGLPLFNQNNNGGFEEEYDKLIN; encoded by the coding sequence ATGGCAGAATTACACGAACAAATAAAAAACGCCATAGACTTTGGTACACTAAAACCTGAAATTTCAAAATATGTTTCTGATAACTTGAAATATGATTTTTTTGACTGGCAAAAAGAAGCTTTTCAATATCTTTTACTTAATGAAAAAAGAGCAGAAGGCAATAACGAACCTACTCACTTGATGTTCAATATGGCAACAGGTACAGGTAAAACACTGGTAATGGCAAGCTGTATTTTGCATTACTACAAGAAAGGATATAGAAAGTTTATCTTCTTTGTGAATCAAAAGAATATTATCTATAAAACTGAGAATAACTTTATTGATAGTAATCATAATAAATATCTATTTGCAGATAAGATTGTAATTGATGATGAAACTATCAACCTTAAAAAGGTTGATACCTTTTCAAAAAATAGTGAAACGATTGAAATAAAACTCACTACTATTCAACAGCTTTATAACGATATTCATATCCAAAAAGAAAATCAGGTATTGCTAGATGATTTGATAAAGAAGGATATTGTAATGCTGGCAGATGAAGCTCATCACTTGAATACAAATACAAACAGAATACAGGATGATTTAGATTTACCGATTGAATTAACGGATAAAACGAGCAAAGAGGAGCTTGAAAAAAAGGGTTGGGAACATACCGTTATAGAATATCTACTAAAAAAGAAAGGTTTAGAAAATAATAAAAATGTACTTTTAGAATTTACTGCAACGATACCAGAAACACCACAAGCAATTGACAAATATAGAGATAAAACTATCTATAAGTTTGGATTGAAAGAGTTTTTATCTGCTGGATATACCAAAGAAATTAACCTGCTCTCTTCTACTCTAGAGAAAAGAGAGCGAATACTACAAGCTCTACTCTTTAGCTGGTATAGACACAAAATTGCTCTTAAAAATGACTTATCAAACTGGAAGCCTGTAATTCTTTTCAGAAGTAAAACTATTGAAGAATCAAAGGCTGATTTTGAAGAGTTTTTGGTAATGGTAAATAACCTTAACGTATCTGATTTTGATTTTCTAAAGAATATTGAGGATAAATTTACTCAAGGCGAAGACGCATACGAACAAGGTAAATCAAGAGTATTAGATTTAATTACTTTTATTAAAAAAGAAGGTATTAATAAATCTGAAATAATTTCTTTTCTCAAAGATAACTTTGCAGAGCGAAACTGTATTATTACAAACTCTAAAACAAATAAGGCAAAGACAAAGGAAAATATTGATGAAGATACTGACAAGCTGTTGAACAATCTTGAAGATAAAGACAATCATGTACGAGCTATATTTACAGTAAGCAGACTGACAGAGGGTTGGGATGTTTTGAATCTTTTTGACATTGTAAGGCTCTACTCAGGACGAGATGAAGGGCACCAAAATAGACAAAGAGTCGCTGGTAAAACTACAGTTTCTGAAATTCAGCTTATTGGACGAGGGGTACGATACTATCCATTTCCATATCAAGACGAAATCAAAAACAAACGAAAATTTGATGAAAATCTTGGTAATGAAATGCGAGTACTTGAAGAGCTTTACTATCACAGCGATTCTGACCATAGATACATTGATGAATTGAAACGAGAATTGAAGAAGAAAGGTTTGATTGATGACGGAAGAATTGAAAAGAAATTCAATATCAAACGAGATTTTGCAGAAAGTCTGTTCTTTAAGAATGTAAAAATTTGGAAGAACGAACAGATAGAAAACCCTGAAAGAAAACAGAGGACCATAGGTTATTTAAAGGATAATCTAGAGCTTAAATTTGATGTAGAAAGTCTTGGAATCAGAGAGCAAGAAATTGACTTTGATAAAGAAGATTCTGATACAGAGCGATTAAATATCAATGATGTAAACAAAAAGACTATCACTAAAACAATCAAAGAATTTGAAAAACACATCTTTGATAAAGCGGTAAATATTAAATCTAAAAAACAAAACTCTCTTTTGCGATTTGAATCTTTGCAACAAGAAATTGATATTGAATCAATGGAAGACTTTAGGATGAAGCTGATTGGGGACTTAAAAATCAAATTAGTAACCGTGAAATCTCTCTTTAATGAAATTACAAATAAAGAAAAGCTAGAAGTACTTCTAAAAGCTCTAGATATGATATTTACAGAGCTTAAACAACATATTAATCCGCATAAAGGTACAGAATTTGAAGCATATAGCTTAGTAGACTTCTTTAGCGAAGAAGTACGCAAGAATGTGAAAAAAGATGAACATAGTCAAAAACTAGAAGATGAATTGAAGTATGAAGATTGGTATGTAGTAGACCAGTTTTATGGTACGAGTGAAGAAAAGGGATTGATTGAATTTATTAAAGATACAATCATTAATCTGCAAAACAAATACAAAGAAGTATATCTTTTGAGAAATGAAGAACAGTACAAAATCTTTGATTTTAGTACAGGTACAGGTTTCCAGCCAGACTTCATCCTCTTTCTGAAAGATAGAACAAACTTACATTATCAAGTATTTGTTGAACCAAAGGGAGATAATCTATTACAAAAGGATGAATGGAAAAATGTATTCTTGAAAGAAATTACAGAAAAGTACTCAAAGAAAAAAGTACTGAAAATTGAGGGTAAGGAATATAATTTGATTGGACTACCCTTGTTTAATCAAAACAATAACGGAGGGTTTGAAGAAGAGTACGATAAACTCATTAATTA